In the Synergistales bacterium genome, TGCACCAGGGTCTACACCGTGACACCCAAGAAGCCGAATTCGGCGCTCCGCAAGGTGGCCCGAGTCCGGCTCACCAACGGTTTTGAGATCACCGCCTACATTCCGGGCGTGGGACACAACCTGCAGGAGCACTCGGTGGTGCTCGTCCGTGGCGGTCGTGTCAAGGACCTGCCGGGCGTGCGGTATCACATCGTCCGCGGGACGCTGGACTGCGGCGGCGTCGAAGGAAGAGCCAAGAGCCGCTCCAAGTACGGCGCCAGACGACCGAAGAAATAGGGCGGCCGGTCAGGCCG is a window encoding:
- the rpsL gene encoding 30S ribosomal protein S12, translating into MPTINQMIRKGRKEKPARSSAPALQVNPQRRGVCTRVYTVTPKKPNSALRKVARVRLTNGFEITAYIPGVGHNLQEHSVVLVRGGRVKDLPGVRYHIVRGTLDCGGVEGRAKSRSKYGARRPKK